CGACCTTTTCAAGCTCCCAAGGTCTTCCAATGCTTTCTCGTCTAGGATTCTTCCTAACCATTCCTTTCCCAGGCCCTCCGCCATCACCGCCACCACCATGGCCCTCACCCCAGAGCCTATAATCTCGCGCATCAGGAGGCCTTGGTCCTTGCGCCAAAGGGGAGAGAATGTCCTTAGTCCCAGCTTATGGCACACGCCGTTTATGCGATCCCATTGATAATCGGAGGCCACCGCACCCGTCACCACTCCATCCACTTTTATGAGGGAGAGGGCACGCGCTAGAGCCTCAAGATCCCCTTCCTCACTTCCATCACTATGAACGGTTACCATACTCTTACCCATGGCTTCCGCCATAAGTGGTAGAAGGTGCAGGTTGGGGGTATGGAATACCAGGGAATAGGGATCTTCCGGCACCACGCTGACCAAAACACTCACTCGATGACCCATTTGCTCCATGAGATAAGCGGCATAGGTAGAGTCTTTTCCTCCAGAGAACAGCGCGGCCAGATTCATCATGCTATCGTAAGCACTGCGAATATAAGTCGCTTGTTGCGACCGGTTAGTGTTTTATCTCAGCATCACCGTGTTGGTGGTACGATGTATTGCCCCAAATGCAATAAGACTATTAAAAAGGAGAAGCTGGAGGCCCTGCGCAAAGAATTGATGGAACGCTATCATAGAGACCAATTGGAAAGGGGGCTCTGCCCTGTCTGCAACACAGAACTATTGGACCTGGATAAGATAAGGAGGGAAAAGAATGCGCGCTGAGGAGCTTACTGCCGCGGAGTTCGCCGACATAGTTAAGAAGTCACCCGTGGCCTTTATGCCGTTTGGGGCCATGGAAGCACATGGACCTCATCTGCCTCTGGGTACAGATAGTCTACAGCCAGAGGCCCTATGCAACGCCTTGGCTAAAAGATTAGGAGGAATCGTATTCCCTACCATAAGCTATGGCCATCACTCCTCCACGCGCAATATGCCAGGGACTATTGCCATTAGCTATGATACTTTGAGATCCTTGACCAAGGATGTACTCGAGTCATTAGAAAGGAACGGCATTACACGGATGGTCTTGGTTAGCGGTCACGCAGGCACGCTTCATATGGCAGCAATCAGAAACGCGGCTGAGGAGTTCGTGCGCCGCTCAAGGGCGAAAGTTATGGTCCTTAGTGACTATGATATCGCTTCTATGTTCCCCATGAGCGAGAATAGAGAGTGGCCAGATGGACATGGGGGCATGATCGAGACCTCAAGGATAATGGCCATCCGCCCGGATCTGGTCAGGAAGCAACGACCGAGAGGGCGCTTCTACGATAAAGGATATATGATCGTCCCTGACCCTGAGACCTGCATGCCCGAAGGCATGGTAGGAGATACCACCGAGGCCAGCGCTGAGCTAGGGGAAAGAGTGAATTCTTTCATCCTAGAGAGGTTGGCAGAACTTGTAGAGCGTAATCTGATGAGGTGAGCCATTTGGACAAGAAGAGGGCAGCGGCAGAGAAGGCAGTATCGATGATCAAGGACGGCATGATCATAGGTTTAGGGACCGGCAGCACCGCGGCTCACGCCATCGAGTTGATAGGGAGGAGGGTGGCAGAGGGGCTGAGTATTGTGGGCATTCCTACCTCGACCACCACGGAATCTCTGGCCAAGGAGGCAGGGATTCCTTTGGTCTCGCTGGATGAGGTGGAGAAAGTAGACCTCACCATAGATGGAGCAGATGAGGTGGATCCGAATTTGGACCTGATCAAGGGCATGGGTGGCGCTCTGCTGAGGGAAAAAGTAGTGGCCTTTGCTTCGACTGAAGAGGTTATTATCGTTGACGATTCAAAACTGGTGGAAGTACTGGGAACCAAGTCCCCTCTTCCTGTGGAGGTCGTGCCTTTTGGTCACAGGAAAACAGCTAAAGCCTTAGAGGCTTTAGGATGCAAAGCTGCTCTAAAAGGAGGGGACCGCCCCTTCATCACCGACAATGGTAATCTGATTTATGAGTGCAAATTCCGGAGTATAGATGATCCAAAAATGTTAGAGGCTAAGATTCACCTTATCCCTGGTGTGGTAGAGTGCGGCTTGTTCCTGAATTTGGCGACTAAAGTGGTGATAGCCTCAGAGAAAGGCACGGAGGTGCGGTCTAGAAGCAACTTGCCTAGGCCTGCTCACTTTGAATCACATTTTTGAGCGCTTCGATGTTGGCCTCGATGCGCTCAATTCTCTTCCTTTCCTCCTTTTCCAATGCCTCAACGATCTTTTCAAAAGGTATGGCAAGCTTGTAGGCATGTACTGGTCGTCCTTTTCCTTCCTTCTTTATATCGCGCTTTGTGACCCATTTGCGCCGACGCAGCTCCTGCATAGCTATGGATACCTCAGGCTGGCGCAAGGCTGTCGATATTTCTATCTCCACTGAGGTTGTCTCATCCTTCTTTCGCAAAAATGCTAATGTTTTGGCCACATTCTTTGGCATCCCGGTGTTTATCAGCAACTCCACCAGGGTATCGTCCTTTTTACTCAAACCTCTCTCCCCCATAAATTTCAACCTAATGAAATATTATTCTGTTCATATTTACCCTTTTCTATTAACCCTTGAATTCAAATGCCTTCCTACAATCTGGATAGTCAGCTCACCGAACCAAACTCGGACCGTAAGTGGGCATGATTGCAGCGCGAAACTTCGAAAAATTTCACCAACTATAAAAAAGATGCGATATTTATCATGCCTCGATATTACTCATTTCTTTTTCGACAGAATCTTCATCAAAATCATTTAATAATTATATATATTAAGTAATTATAATATAAAGGTAATTATGATATTAAAAAACGCCACAGTTGGGTCGATTAACTTATTATTTTACTTTCGATCGCTTCAGCGATATGATGAATGTGTTTATGCCTTAAATGAAAAATCAAGTAAAATTATTGAAACGCGCCCCTTTCCCTTCTCCTCCAAAATGCCAGTTGCGGCTTCCAAGGACTTCTGCACTTCTTCCTGAAGGCATTGTTCTTATATATGAAATGAGTGTTAGGGCTTCCTGCTTCCGAGGTGAACCTATAATGAAGATGCCCAGGAACATCGACACCTATTGCCCATTTTGCAAAACGCACAATGAGCATGAGGTGGAGAGGGTAAAGAAGAAGAAAGCCAGCGAGCTGAAGTGGGGGCAGAGGCGCTTCCGTCGTGCCACCTCTGGATATGGAGGCTTTCCCAGGCCCAAGCCTGAAGGCCGCGAGAAGCCAACCAAGCGTATAGCCCTGCGCTATCGCTGTAAGAAGTGCAAGAAAGCGCACCAGAAGCCATGCTTCCGGGCTAAGAAGTTCGAGCTCACGGAGTGATACCAATGGTCCACACAGGTAATTTTGTCAAGGTCAAGTGCCCCGACTGCCAGAATGAGCAGATCGCATTCAAGCGACCATCCACTCCCGTTACGTGCCATGTTTGCGGCTCCACTCTAATACGCCCTCGAGGTGGCAACGGAGCCTTCAAGGGACAACTCATTGAGGTGGTAGACTAAATGCGTAAGGCCCCAGAGTTCCCTGAAGAAGGCGAATTGGTTGTCTGTACCGTGCAGAACGTGAAGAACTTTGGGGCATTCGTTACTCTAGATGAGTATGGGGGAAAAGAAGGCTTCGTCCATGTAAGGGATGTGGCCACTGGATGGGTAAAATACATTCGCGATTACATAAGAGAAGGGCAGAAAGTCGTTTGCAAAGTCCTGGGCGTCGATCCATCGAAGGGACACATAGACCTTTCATTGAAATCGGTGAATGAGCATCAAAGGCGCGAGAAGATACAACAGTGGAAGAACGAGACCAAAGCGGAGAAGTTGCTGGAGATAGTGGCTGAACGCTTGGGAATCACCTTAGATCAAGCTTATGAGAGGTTCGCGGATGAGCTGATAGAAAAGTTTGGGAGCCTCTATAACGCCTTTGAGCAGTGCTCTGCCAACGAAAAGACCCTGGAGGAGAGTGGACTATCAGGCCCTTGGACGAAAGTGTTCATCGAGGTAGCAAAAGACAATGTGACGCCACCGTTCGTGCAAATCTCAGGTGTATTGGAGCTGAAGTGCCCTGCCTCGGATGGAGTAGAGAAGATTAAGAGTTCCATTTTAAAGGGATTAGAAAGGGGCAAGGATCGCATCAACGTGCAGTACATTGGCGCACCTCGATACCGCATAATCGTAACCGCGCCGGATTACAAATCGGCGGAGGAAGAATTGCGCCAGGTGACTGGGACGATTATCGAGAGCATTAAAGCGTGTGGCGGAGAGGGCGAATTTCACCGGGAGGCGAAATAGCGAGACAGGGCAAATACTTCTACCTGTTACGCCATTTTCTTAATGGAAAGGTTAAAAATGAAGACCTCGTTTAGAAAGTGCCCTAAATGCCAGGAGTACTCTTTGGACGAGAGGTGCGGCAGATGCGGTGTGGCGACAGTGGTGCCGGTTCCTCCGCGCTACTCTCCTGAGGATCGCTATGGCGAGTACAGAAGAAGGCTGAAGAGGGAGGCAGGTGAAATCGATGGAAAATATTAGAATTGTATACTATGAGGAGCCGAAGCTTCAATCGCCCGTCCTGGTTGAGGGGTTACCGGGCGTTGGCAACGTTGGAAAACTGGCTGCGGAACATATGGTGGAACAGGTGAAGGCTGTCAAGTTCGCTGATATTTACTCCAAGTATTTCCCTCCCCAGGTGCTACTGGACGATGAAGGGGTGGTGAGACTCGTCTCCAACTCGCTTTACTATTATAAAGGAAAAGGGAAGCGGCCTGACATCATATTCTTAACGGGTGATTATCAAGGCCTCACCCCAGAAGGTCAGTATGAGCTTTCTGCCTTTATTATCGACCTGGTGCGAAAATGGAATGTCAGCCGCATTTACACTTTAGGAGGCTACGGCATAGGAAAGATGGTGGAGAAGCCTCGCGTGCTTGGTGCCGCCACCGACAAAGAAATGGTGGAGGAGATGAAGGCTAAGGGAGTGATCTTTTCCAAGGGCGAGCCAGGCAGCGGAATAGTAGGAGCCAGCGGATTGCTCCTTGGCTTAGGAAAGATAGAGGGCATAAAAGCTGTATGCTTAATGGGTGAGACCTCCGGCTATTTTGTAGACCCGAAGGGGGCAGAGGCAGTGCTGCGCATACTCGCCTCGATACTGGGGGTGGAGCTTGACTTTACAGAGTTGGAGAGCAAGGCGGAGCAGATTGACCTCATAACCTCGAGGCTCAAAGAGCTGGAGACCCCGCAAGAGCCTAAGAGAGAAGACCTCGGCTATATCGGATGAGCAGTTGAGACTCTTAGTCCATAGAGTGTTGACTCCTGCGAAGAGAGTCTCATCCTAGCATGCTCTCCACAGCGTGTTGCAAATAGCTGCTAGTCTATTCTCATCTTATTTATGTTCTCTCGAGCACTAATAGTCAGAATGAGTAGCAGATCGTGATGCGTCCTTGATGCTATACCAGAAAAGTAGGTTGTTATCTTTGTAAGTTAACTATGAAAAATAATATAATGATTTATAAAAAAAATTCTATTTAATCAAAACAGCACTGATCTTTAAAAAAATAAGAAAAAAAGGGGGGAGGTAATCGTGACCCCTGAAACTGAGTGAATGTGCATCCCATCCCATTCTATCTCAGGCTCATTTCTTAAGATATTGCTGTTCGAACTCCTCCATCGCTGCCAAGGTCCTTTCCGCCTCCTCCATTTTCTTCACCTTTTCCATCACCATCTCCACTCGCTGGTAGGTGAAGTCGCGGATGGCCGCCCTGATGGCTTCCGATCTAGAAGGGAAATCGTCCACCTTTACCAGGAAATCGAGAGCCCTAATGTACCTAGCAGGCAGGCGTAATGTGACCTTCTCCAGATCGTCTCCTTCCATCAGCGCACCTTGGAGGACATGAGAGGTCTATCCGACCTCTTTTGTCGGACAAAAGATAACGCAAGAAGGGTATATATAGATTCCCATCTCAGAATTACATCGAAAACCCCTAGAGAGCTGAGGATGAACCGCCTGGTGCCGCGATCGCGTCGAGCATAAGCAACTCAAGGAACAAAATTTCAAATATGGTTTCTGTATTTTAGTGCGTACCCGACTTAGCTCAGTCTGGTTAGAGCGGCTGACTGTAGTGGGTTTCCGGCATGTCCGGTCTCCAGCCGTTATCAGCAGGCGCCCGGTTCAAATCCGGGAGTCGGGACTTCATTTTAATTAAAGATGATTTCAAAGTTTCGAATTTATGCATAATTTGATAATCCTTTTTGGATCCTTTTCTGAGGGCTTAAGAAAATTCTTTTTCTGAGGGGCTCATAGTTTCTTCATGGCCTTAAGAAAACTCCTCTTTGATAATCCGAGATTCTAACTTATCATTGCCTTTCCCAAAAGACGTAGTGAACTTAAGTTCGAATTAACCGCAGGACCCCACTCTAATTTTATAAATGGAAAACAAAATAACTTTCTACATGAAATTAGACTCAAGGAGAACGCAATATAATTCATGAACATTCGAAATATTATAGAAATGATGGCTTTCTGCATATACTACTGAGTATCAAATGGCGGACTTGTGGGCGCTCATTATATATTTTGTAGGATTAATCTATATCATCCATCGCGCATTCATATAATGCGATGCAAGATGAGTGGATGATATGTTCAAAGGCCCCATTAAGGTTCTGGTAATCATTGCCAAAGAGGATTTGCGAAAGCATATGCTGGATATAATCTCGCGTTCTCCTATAGTGAAGATGGAACCTACCATGGCAGTTACCTTCAATGAAGGCGCGAACTTGGCCACCCAGGATAAATTCGGAGTGGCTCTTGTGGACCTTGATCTTCCAGATTGCGCGGGGCTAGATGCTTTAGTAAGGCTGAGGGAGAAGGCTCCACGACTTCCCATCACTATACTAACGAATTCTTTGGATGAAAGTGCAATGGCAAAGGCGAGACAACTTGGGGCTCAGAATCACGCCATAATCGGTCATTTCGATGAGGTGTCTCTGCCAAGTTTCCTTCTGTGCGCTATGGAACGTCAAACGGCAGATGAAATGAATAAGACGTTGAAGGTCGTGAACAGCATTCTTCGCCATGATGTGCTGAATAATCTTACCGTAATTGGTGGGTCCTTGGAAATTTTCAAAATGAAAAGAGATGAGAAGTTCCTCAACTCCGCCATTAATGCAGTGGATAGATCAGTTGACCTCATCAAGAAGATGAAGGAAGTGGAGAACGTAATCTCTCCCAAAGAGATGAAAAAAATAGATCTACGGATGGTACTGGAAGAGTTGGTGAAAAAATATTCAGGCAGTACCACTCGCTTTTTCTTATCAGGGGAAGGGAGCGTTTTGGCGGATGATGCGTTACCTTCCGTCTTCGATAACATCATCATAAACGCCCTGTTGCATTCCAACACAGATGAGGTGAGAATCGATATAACAGACCGTATTTCTGAAGGGATATGCGAGGTCCGTATCGCGGATAAGGGTATCGGCATTCCCGATGAAATAAAAGCAAAGATCTGGCAGGAGGGTTTCAAGTACGGGAAGAGCGGTCAATCCGGTCTAGGCCTATTCATCGTGCGCAAAGTGGTGGAGAGGTATGGGGGCTCTGTGAACGTGGTTGACAACATCCCCAAAGGCACTATCTTCATTGTTCGATTGCACCGATGGGAGGAGAACAAATAATCATTCGTAAAAACCATTATAATAAAAGATGTGAGCTTCAGCCCTTTCCTAGCAACGTTCCAAGAGCTCGTTGGCCATAGCCTGAGAATCTTCCAAGATTCTCTCTTCATCTAAAGTCATGATTTTGCGATCCAGCATCAAGATTTCGCCCCCGCAAATGCTAGTTTTCACATTACCCGCATGTGTGGAATAAACGATATTGGATATCACATTCCATTCATTCAAAGGACGGAGATTCGGAGCTTTTCCATCCAATATAATTATGTCCGCTCTCTTCCCCACTTCGATGGAGCCGAGCTCATCTCCCATACCGATGGCCTTGGCAGCATTTATAGTGGTGAAGTCGAGGACTTGTTGCGCGCTGCAAACGGTTGGATCCCAACGACTAGATTTCTGCAACAAGCACAGGGTTTTCATTTCCCCAAGCAAGTCCAGGCTGTTGTTGGTGCTGCACCCATCTGTTCCTAATGAAACGTTCACACCTTCTGCGAGCATCTCCGGAATGGGCGCTACGCCCCCGGTAGCTAGCTTCATATTACTGACCGGACAAGAGGCTATAGAAGTCTTGGAACGTGCTAGCGCCTTCACCTCATTCACCGTCAACCAAGCACAATGAGCTGCTAGGCACTGTGGACCAAGGAAGCCTATGCTTTCAAGCCATTCTGCTGGTCTCCTCCCTGTCGCCTCCTTATGCTCATAAACCTCTTTCCTAGTCTCAGATAAATGGAAATGCAGCAGTGCTCCCTGCGCTAAAGCGAATTCTTTTGAGGCCATGAAAGTCTCTTCCGAGCAAACGTAGACTCCTTGCAGCCCCACACCGGGGATTATTTTCTCCTTCCCTTTATGTGAAGCGTGGAAGTGCTTGCAGTTCTGCAAAGGCACTCCTTTCTGGGTGGTGAATCTCTGATCCAACACTGCCCAGCAAAGAACCCCCCTGAGACCCGAATTTTCCACCACCTTCGCTATAATATCCTCCGAGTAGTACAAATCCACAAATGTGGTAGTGCCAGAACGGATCAACTCCAGACATCCCAATCTAGCGCCAATGTCAATATCCTTCGCTTCTCTCTTCGCATCAGCTGCAAAGACCTTTTCCAGGAATTGGTCGAAAGGCATATCATCCGCTATGCCTCTCATGATGGCCATGGCCACATGGGTATGAGTGTTTATCAGGCCAGGCAGGACTATATCTCCGCTGGCATCGATTACCTGATCAGCTGATTCATTCACCTTCCCCACTTTAGCCAACTTTCCTTTCTCGATGAGGATGTCTCCGCGGAAGACGTGTCGCTTAGGGTTCTGAGTAACCACCATGCCGTTCTTGATGAGCAGACTCTTCATTCACACCAGGGCCAAATCCGAGTCAGCCTTAATCAATCTTTGTCGCATATGTGGAGGGAGTATGGATTAAATGAAAGCGAGGCTTTGAGGTGTGAGATGACAAAGATTATATTCTTGGGGACAGGGGGAGGACGATTCGCTACCGTTTACCAGGTGCGTCGCACCGGCGGAATATATCTAGAAGATGGGGCTCGGATACACCTCGACCCTGGGCCAGGAGCGTGCTTGGCCATGCGGAATATGCGCCTGGACCCTTCACGGACAGATGCCGTGATCATATCCCATTGTCATCCAGACCACTATGGGGACGCTGAGATAATCCTGGAGGGCATGACTTCATGCTCCTTCACCAGGAGAGGGTTGTTGGCAGGAAGCAGGAGCGCGATATTAGGTACAAGCGACTTTGGCCCTGCCATTTCTCGCTATCATCGTAGTATTATACCTGAAATTAAGGCCATGCTCCCTGGAGATGAGTTAGAGATAAAAGGGGTGCGCCTAAAAGCCACTCGCACTGCGCACACCGACCCTGATGGCATTGGCTTTCGCTTCTTGACCACCAAAGGCGTTGTTTGCTATGTGGGTGATACTGAGCTCCAGAATGAGATACTAGATGAGCATAAGGGCGCCAGGGTGCTGATCATGAATGTGACAACGCCTTTGCACTCGAGGGTCAGGTATCATTTGTGCACCGAAGATGCGGCAGAGATGGCAAGGGTGATCAAACCAGAGCTGGCAGTGATTACTCATTTTGGCTCTAAGATGGTGCATGATGGCCCCGAATATCAAAGACGATACGTGGAAGAGGAATCGGGGGTTAGAACCATAGCCGCGGAGGATTTCATGACTCTGCATTTAAACCAACGCATCTCGTTGCGCAGAATGAAGGCCGTTAAAGCATCTGGATAATCATGTAGAGACAATATTATTTTATGGCCAGAATGGTCTTTGGAAAAGGATGATCGTTTGTCAGATAGCAGGTTTCCTTGGCTCAGGCAAAACAACACTCATGATTCGCTTGGGTAAGGAGCTCAATCGGGCGGGGAAAAAGGTCGCTATAATCGTAAATGAAGTAGGCGAGGTAGGAGTGGATGGGACGTTAATCGATGCCTACGGCCTTCACGCAGTGGAGATCACTGAGGGATGTATTTGCTGCTCTTTATCTGGAAGCCTGCAGAACACCTTGAGGATAGTGGCTAAGGAATTCTCGCCCGATTTCATTCTGATAGAGCCCACGGGGTTGGCTCTGCCAAATAAAGTGAACGGTATAATCCGAGTCTCTATGGTGGAGACAGAGAGAAATGTCTCAGTGGCGCTGGTAGATGCTTTCAGGGCGGACGCCCTTTTTAAGGAGACCAGAGCTTTCTTCGCTAGGCAGATATCAGGGGTGGACGTAGTCGCGGTCAATAAAATCGATCTGGTGAGCGAAGAGAGGTTGAAGCAGATCGAAGCGCTTGTGAGAGAACTGGCTCCCGAGGCTAAGATAGCACGCATCTCCGCCCGCAAAGGACAGGGCGTGAATGAGCTTATGAAGGCTTTAGGGGTGGTTTGATGGAGGAAGACAGTAAAGCAATGGCGTCTGCGGGCTCATATGGAAGACGCGTACATTTCAAGCCTCGGGGCAAAATGGATGGAAAAACGCTAGCCTCAATCATGAACGCAGCTATGAGTCAGGCCGTACAGAACCTTATCCAAGGTGGCACACTATTGGGCCATTTTAAGGCCATAGCAACGACGGAAGAAGGCTTCGTGAAGATCAGCCTCATCGACCCAGTTATCGGCGCTGAGGCCGAAGATAACGTAAGCAGCAAAGACGTGGGTGAGGGTGTTATCAACATAATGGCAGCAGTGGCCGGACGCACTGACGAAGAGGTGAAAAGGGCCGTTGAAAACTGCATTTCTATTTTAGCCCGCTACCTTTGGATAGAGGAAAATAAGCAAATGACCTGCGCTAATAGAATCTTGGAACCGAGGTGAGACATTTGGAGGAGTTTGGAATAGCTTTGGACATAGGAACGAGCGGGACGAGGGCGCATGCACTAGACCTCAAGACAGGAAAGATCCTTTCCACCGCCATCACCGTGAGGCATCCCGTCCCTGGCATGAACGTGATGGATCATCTAACCTTTTGCATCGAGGTAGATAAGGATCTGGCTAGCAGGCTTTTGATAGATACCGCAAATCAACTTATGGGTATGCTGGGCGTCGATTTGAAAAAGGTGAAACGCCTGGCTATATGCGGAAACCCTATCCAGCTATCCATCTTTCAGAATATGGAGATAAGGGATTTGGCTTTTGCAGGAGAGAGAGCTCTAAAGGTAAGAGGCGTGGAGCTGCAAAAGCGAGACGCCAAGGTAATCAAGGCGGCAGATCTAGGCCTGGCCGTGAACCCTGAGGCTGATCTATTCGTGCCTCCTGCCATCAAACACGAAATTGGCGCAGACGCCCTAGCCATGATGGTTAAAAGTGGTCTCCTCGAAAGAAAGGAGAACTGCCTGGTGACAGACTATGGCACAAACGCAGAGATGGCGCTCAAAGTCGGGGATGAGATTTATACAGGCTCGGCAGCTGCTGGGCCAGCCATCGAGGGTCAGCACATAAGAAGCGGAATGCTTGCTTCTCCTGGAGCCATTTCCGATTTCGATTTCCAGTTCCAATGGCGCAACAAAGTCTTGGATGAGACGTTGATGGTGCAGGAAGGGGACCTGGTCGATCCAAGTACAGGTGTGGTGGTAGAGGAGGGGGCGATGCACGGGAAGGCCTTGGGGATTACGGGAACAGGAGTGATAGCCGCTATCGCCCTGGGTATGGAGACCAACTTAATAAAAACGCCTAATATATTAACCAATGATGGCGCCCTTCATTTCATGGATGGCATTGATCTTAGCCAACACGATTTTCAAGAGGCGGCAAAGACGTTTGGGGCTATGCGCGCGGGCCATTTCACCTTGTTAGAGCATGCCGGAATCAAGTTCGAAGAACTGGACAGCATGTATATGTCCGGAGCTTCAGGCACCTATGTGGATGCACTTAAAGCGCAAAAAGTAGGCCTCATACCTCCATCGTTCAATACTATATACCAAGTGGGCAACACCTCATTGGCCCTTGCCACTGATATTGTCCGGGACCCTGAGTGGATGGACAGACTACAAAGCATCGCCAACGGAATTCGCTCTAATCATGTTATGTTTGCTACCGATAAGGTATTCGAGCACATTTTCATTCAAGAATTGGCGTATTGGCAGGAAGGAATGCCGATTGAAGCCTACAACATGATGCTGCGCATGGAAGGGATACAAGAGCTCCCTTCGAAAATAAAGAGAGGTAAAGTGGTGAAGCTTGTCCAGCGAGATATTCCTGTACTAGGGGACAAGGGCTTGAAGATACTTCGCGACATTGGAGTTAGGATCGAAGGGTCTTTCTCTGGCTGTAATGGATGTAAGCGCTGCCTGAAAGAATGCCCAGAACGGGCCATAAGTATGGAGAAATTCAATGGTGGCTTTCACATATGCATATCCTCAGATTTATGTGGGGGAACTGCCTGCCTGCGCTGCGAGCAAGTTTGTCCAGAGAAGGTTTTCCGTTTCAAAGAGCTTAAAATTAGCAAATAGAGCTGAAGACTTTGCATGACAATAGGTTTAATAGTTAAAAAAAATACGGAATAATAAAGGATTAATAGATGAGGAGTGCAGCCTAAAAACCGTTCAAGGAACTTTGTTCTCTTGAGACGAAATAGAATAGAAAAAAAATTTGTGTTCAGAAAAGCCTGTCTATAATAATGGCAGAAATTCCACAGTGATTCGAAATATAATACATTCTCGTTGCGAACTCTAAAAGACCTATTGACCAATTCTTTCATTCATAAATAGGTGACAAATTGAGGCGAGATGATGCTTTGGCCCTAATACGCTCATACGCCAGACAAGAGAGTAACATAAAGCATATGCTAGCAGTTGGGGCGATAATGAGGAGAATGGCACATCGGTTGGGAGAAAATGAGGAGGAATGGGAGGTTACGGGCATCTTGCATGACATCGATTTCGAGATTTGCTGAGGCCCACATGAACATGGCCTCCTGGCTAGTAATATTCTAGAAGGGAAAGCGAGTAAATGCATTATAGAGGCCATAATGGCACATAATCATGAGTGCACAAATGTGCGAGTGGATAACAATCTGAAGAAAGCTTTGATCGCCTCAGATGCGGCCTCCGGCTTAATCATCGCCTGCGCTTTGGTTACACCTTCGAAAAAACTCGCTGACCTCCGGATGGAATCAGTAATCAAGAAATTTCATTCGAAGGATTTTGCCAAGAGAGTGGACCGAGGCAGGATCTCGCTTTGCGAGGAGATAGGGCTTCGAAGGGACGAGTTCTTGGCCATCTCTTTGGAAGCTTTAAAGATCATCTCTTCAGAACTTGGCCTATGATTCATTTTCAATAAATTCCAGATTAGCGATATTACTGAGTCAAATAAAGTAAAATTGGGAAAGGTTTTGGAATTGGTTTGAAATGGCGTTCACGGCTTACAATCCAT
This sequence is a window from Methanomassiliicoccales archaeon. Protein-coding genes within it:
- a CDS encoding ATP-binding protein, whose product is MFKGPIKVLVIIAKEDLRKHMLDIISRSPIVKMEPTMAVTFNEGANLATQDKFGVALVDLDLPDCAGLDALVRLREKAPRLPITILTNSLDESAMAKARQLGAQNHAIIGHFDEVSLPSFLLCAMERQTADEMNKTLKVVNSILRHDVLNNLTVIGGSLEIFKMKRDEKFLNSAINAVDRSVDLIKKMKEVENVISPKEMKKIDLRMVLEELVKKYSGSTTRFFLSGEGSVLADDALPSVFDNIIINALLHSNTDEVRIDITDRISEGICEVRIADKGIGIPDEIKAKIWQEGFKYGKSGQSGLGLFIVRKVVERYGGSVNVVDNIPKGTIFIVRLHRWEENK
- a CDS encoding amidohydrolase family protein produces the protein MKSLLIKNGMVVTQNPKRHVFRGDILIEKGKLAKVGKVNESADQVIDASGDIVLPGLINTHTHVAMAIMRGIADDMPFDQFLEKVFAADAKREAKDIDIGARLGCLELIRSGTTTFVDLYYSEDIIAKVVENSGLRGVLCWAVLDQRFTTQKGVPLQNCKHFHASHKGKEKIIPGVGLQGVYVCSEETFMASKEFALAQGALLHFHLSETRKEVYEHKEATGRRPAEWLESIGFLGPQCLAAHCAWLTVNEVKALARSKTSIASCPVSNMKLATGGVAPIPEMLAEGVNVSLGTDGCSTNNSLDLLGEMKTLCLLQKSSRWDPTVCSAQQVLDFTTINAAKAIGMGDELGSIEVGKRADIIILDGKAPNLRPLNEWNVISNIVYSTHAGNVKTSICGGEILMLDRKIMTLDEERILEDSQAMANELLERC
- a CDS encoding MBL fold metallo-hydrolase, giving the protein MTKIIFLGTGGGRFATVYQVRRTGGIYLEDGARIHLDPGPGACLAMRNMRLDPSRTDAVIISHCHPDHYGDAEIILEGMTSCSFTRRGLLAGSRSAILGTSDFGPAISRYHRSIIPEIKAMLPGDELEIKGVRLKATRTAHTDPDGIGFRFLTTKGVVCYVGDTELQNEILDEHKGARVLIMNVTTPLHSRVRYHLCTEDAAEMARVIKPELAVITHFGSKMVHDGPEYQRRYVEEESGVRTIAAEDFMTLHLNQRISLRRMKAVKASG
- a CDS encoding GTP-binding protein; translation: MIVCQIAGFLGSGKTTLMIRLGKELNRAGKKVAIIVNEVGEVGVDGTLIDAYGLHAVEITEGCICCSLSGSLQNTLRIVAKEFSPDFILIEPTGLALPNKVNGIIRVSMVETERNVSVALVDAFRADALFKETRAFFARQISGVDVVAVNKIDLVSEERLKQIEALVRELAPEAKIARISARKGQGVNELMKALGVV
- a CDS encoding methylamine methyltransferase corrinoid protein reductive activase, yielding MEEFGIALDIGTSGTRAHALDLKTGKILSTAITVRHPVPGMNVMDHLTFCIEVDKDLASRLLIDTANQLMGMLGVDLKKVKRLAICGNPIQLSIFQNMEIRDLAFAGERALKVRGVELQKRDAKVIKAADLGLAVNPEADLFVPPAIKHEIGADALAMMVKSGLLERKENCLVTDYGTNAEMALKVGDEIYTGSAAAGPAIEGQHIRSGMLASPGAISDFDFQFQWRNKVLDETLMVQEGDLVDPSTGVVVEEGAMHGKALGITGTGVIAAIALGMETNLIKTPNILTNDGALHFMDGIDLSQHDFQEAAKTFGAMRAGHFTLLEHAGIKFEELDSMYMSGASGTYVDALKAQKVGLIPPSFNTIYQVGNTSLALATDIVRDPEWMDRLQSIANGIRSNHVMFATDKVFEHIFIQELAYWQEGMPIEAYNMMLRMEGIQELPSKIKRGKVVKLVQRDIPVLGDKGLKILRDIGVRIEGSFSGCNGCKRCLKECPERAISMEKFNGGFHICISSDLCGGTACLRCEQVCPEKVFRFKELKISK
- a CDS encoding HD domain-containing protein → MRRDDALALIRSYARQESNIKHMLAVGAIMRRMAHRLGENEEEWEVTGILHDIDFEIC